ACCACGCTCTTGCTGACCGTTCCAACTCAAGGCCTACGCAAGTTCCAAAACTTCAGCACATTCTCCGGCGCATACAATGTCCCCTTCATGATCTTGGCCCGGACCGGTGCCCGGTCAACccatctcgtccagctccaCAGAGAAAAGGGCCCGGTCCTCCGCACCGGCCCCAACACCCTCTCCTTCAGCGATGTGCGTGCCATCAAGGACATCTACGGGCATGGGACCCCCTGTATCAAGGACGAGTCGTACGTCCTGACGGCCGGGTCGCACTACcatctcgccgacgtcgtcgaaaAGCACGACCACGCGAGGAAGCGCAAGGTCTTGTCGTCGGCCTATGCCCTGAAGAACCTCGAAGGGTGGGAGCACAAggtcgccgacaaggtcgagAGGCTCTTCAGGCAGCTCGACAAGCTCTGCACCGACCCCCTTCCCAAGGGCCAGATGTTCCCCAGGCCCGAGGACCTGACCGTCGACTACCGCAAATGGGGCAACTTCTTCAcgctcgacgccatcgctGACATCGGCCTCTCCGAGCGGCTgggcctcctcgaccgcgGACATGACAGGGTGCTCGCTCGCCGCAAGGACGGCACCACCTGGGAGGCGCCCCTACGCGACTCCCTCTACCCTACCGCCCGGAAGCAGTCCCTGCTCGTCTGGAGCTACGACAACTACAAGCTCCTCGACAAGCTGTCCAACCTCGTCCCCCGCTTCCGCCAGATGACCGAGGCCTCCAAGGGCTGGGACGGGATCGTGCTCCAGCTGGCGCACCAGCGCCTCGCGCGGTACAACGCgggcgagaagctcgacgacTTCTTCCAGGCGCTCATGGAGAACAAGAACGGCGAGCCCAACAACCTCGAGTGGGGCGAgatcgtcgccgaggtcaacATCATGATGAACGCCGGCAGCGTGACGACGgccatcgccgtcaccaACGTCCTGTACCAGCTGCTGAAGAACCCGGCGTGCCTCCGCCGGCTGCGCGACGAGGtggacgccgtcctcgacccggacgaggccgtcgcccccTACGACAAGGTCAAGCACCTCCCCTACCTCCGCGCCTGTCTCGACGAGTCGCTGCGCCTGTTCCCCCCGACGCCCCACGGCCTGCCGCGCAAGACCCCGCCGGAGGGCATGCACATCATGGGCGAGTGGGTGCCGGGCGACACCACCGTCAGCATGTCGGGCATCGTCGTGCACCGCGACGAGTCCGTGTtccccgaggccgacaagTACGTCCCGGACCGGTGGCTCGgcgacaagggcaaggagctGCAGCCGTACTTCctggccttctcggccggcgcGAGGGGCTGCATCGGCCGCAACATCTCTTAcctcgagcaggccgtgCTGCTGGCGTCCGTGGTCCACCGGTACGAGTTCGCGCTGCCGCGGGACTTCGAGATGGCGCGCGAGGAGACGATGAACTGGCTTCTGGGCGAGATGCCCGTTAAAGcctggaggcggcggctggaagggggggaggagaacACAGTGGTGTGAGATCGGAACGACCACTTGGCTGCAATGATTTTGGCGTTGGCgtttggggggagggggcggaggTATCAACAACTTGATGATCTATGAAAGCATAAGAGTTCCAGCTGGTTCCGAGCGAGGCATCATCTCTTTTTGGAATCGAAGATATCGTGGTCGTCTTGCAATCGAGAGAGGCGAAAGGTACATGTCGGAAGCAACGCGGCCAAAAGGTTAGGAGGGTTGTGTGAAAAGTTGAAAGATGATTCGAACAAAGATGGAAGGTCAAGTGACCGATGTAAGTTTCAATATATTCACACCCAATTCCAAGCCATAAGATCACAATGCAACTTCAGTCCGTCGAGATATCATATATCATTGAGTCTGTTGCGTGGTAATGAGCATTAGGAAAAGAGTGTGACTGTGAGGCAACTGCTCGCCCTGTTGGACTCTTCTTATGGCACATTGTGGTTTGTCACAATATATTCTTACAAGTAACGTCGTTGAACAAGGGCAATCAATCACCTAGAACCAACTTACAGACTCTCTTAAACATGATGTTGGGTTCGGTTGGACAAATGCATCTAACAGTCTGCCCGAAGGACACTCAAGACTCAATTTCCGCAGAAACCAAGATCGTGTTTTCAGACAACAACAGTATGTATTGAATTTTTATATCCCACTTAAAGCTATGGCTGGGAATTGGTGGGATTGAAACCATTGCGTTCACTTCAAACGGGTATGGGAAGTGTTTGGTTCAGACTTGCATGAGAAGACTGGGCGGGCTCTCCATCAAGCTTTTGTGGCTTATTTGGCAATTTTGTTAGTTTTCTTGGCAACTATAAGGGTCCTTTTTTGACTGGGTTAAATGTCATTTCTGTTCAGTGTTGAAGGAAAGAGACTGAGTAAGAACGAAGACGACTCAAGATGGGAGTTTACAGTGGCAACAACATCAAACTCACAAACACAATGAGCAGGCGGCAATCCTCGAGTGTATAAAACCCTCGGCCGCAATTATCATCTTCCACCGAGGGTCTCGTTCATCGGCCCGGCCCTCGAGCTGGTCAAGTTGGTGGGGGGAAATAGGGAACCCCAAACGCTGCGATCATCGGCACTTCAGATCACCGCATCCGAGTCCGAGTTGACGTGATCGGTCCCCGCTCCACCATCCCGCGTCCGGCAGCAAGGGATCAAGTGGCCAGGGGAGTTGGAACCGACTCGCCGCCCGAAAGCTTTACGTGGAAGGCCGTCCGGTTCTCCAATCACGCTTCTCACAGATCTATCATCCCCGCCGTGAATTTCTCCGTCCGATTGATTCGAGGTCTCCTGATTCGTCGACTCCGTCAGAGGCACGCATGTTACTCTGGCACGGTTGTTGCACGGTTGTGGGTTGAGTGCCTCGAGCAGCACTCTTGAGCGCCAGCAACCCATGGCCCAACCCCGGATTCTGGCCGAAGGTGCTGCGTCGCGTCCGTTCTTTTGCCCATCGGGCTCTAATATATTAGTCGATCCATGATATCAGCGCCCCAGTCTCCGAGGAGATGCCGGTTTCGCGCTCTGCTGGAAAGGGGATTCATGACGAGGACTTCAGAATTGCACCATCGCGGAGCACGTCGTAGTGATGGAAGAGTTTGCGTTTGTGATTTTAGTTCTGGTGTTCATATAAAGTCCACGGACTGGAATGGCTTTATTATGGCATGACGATTAAGCTTCCGATCCCAAAGTCTTGTGTCCGGAGGCTCCAGTCTGGTCGATCACTCTTTTAGCCTCCTCGTATATGACCATGCCAGGCACGCCGAGAACGCCAAGCGTCAGCTCTGCCGCCGAGCAGAAGGGCGCGCCCGTCTTCCCAGAGGTCGTCAGCGTCCCGCAGGTTTCCGATTCGAAGCGCCATGCAGTCGATCAGGTCtgggccgccggcgcgtcGGCGCAGATGTACGAGCCCATCCCCGAGTATGAGGGCCGCCACCGGTATGACCCCACGGCGACCTGGTCGGAGcacgaggagaagaagctggttAGGAGGGTATGTTATGTGACTTGTGTTgttctgcctgcctgccccAAGTCTCGTCCACGCTGGAGAGATCGTGGCGGCTCTTCGCCGTCCAAGCGAACCGGATCTGGACTCTAGCTAACACTCGTTGCCTCCAGCTCGATTACAGGATCTGCTCGTGGGTTTGCCTTATGTTTTTCGCGCTCCAGCTGGACCGCGGCAACATTAACCAGGCCAACACGGACAACATGCTggaggacctcggcctcacCACCAACCAGTACAACTACGGCATGACCATCTTCTACGTGTGCTTCCTCTGCGCCGAGCTACCGTCGCAGATGATATCGAAGAAATTAGGCCCAGACACGTGGATTCCTACAAATGGTGTCGTGGAGCATTATCGCAGCTTGCCAGTGCTTGATGACGGAGAAGAACGGCTTCTACGCCACGCGCGCCCTGCTCGGTCTCATCGAGGGCGGCTTCATCCCGGACGCCATCCTGTACCTCTCCTACTTCTACACTAGTAAAGAGCTGCCTATCCGCATGAGCTACTTCTACTGCTCCTCCAACGCCACCCAGatcatcgccgccttcctcgccttcggcATCCTGCACCTGcgaggcgtcggcggctgGGAGGGCTGGAGATGGCTTTTCGCCCTCGAAGGCGGCCTGACGGCCCTCATCGGCGTCGTATCGTGGTTCTACCTgccgccgagcccgacgCAGACGGCGAGCCGGTTCCGCGGTAAGGACGGCTGGTTCTCGGAGCGTGAGGAGATCATCATGGTGAACCGAATTTTGCGCGACGATCCTAGTAAAGTAAGTAAAACCTGAAAGacaaaaagagaaaaagagaaagtagaaaaagaaaaagggggggggggtgccggAGTTCTTTTCTTACTGACGTTCAACTTTGCCAGGGAGGGATGCACAACCGTCAGGGACTGACCCTGAGGCTCCTCTGGTCTGCGCTCTCGGACTGGGACCTCTGGCCCATCTACCTCTACGGCTTCACGCTCCTCATCCCCGTCAGGCCCATCGACCAGTACCTGACCATCAACCTCAAGgccctcggcttcgacaCGTTCCAGGCGAACCTGCTCACCATCCCGGGCTACGTCCTGTTCCTGATCCAGCTCGTGTTCTGGTCCCGCGTCTCGGAGCGCTGGAACAACCGCATGCTGATCGTCTTCCTCTACTCCGTCTGGGTGTTCCCCCTCGTCCTGGCCCTGGAGCTGATGCCGGCGGGGTCCAGTCCCTGGAAGTGGTACGCCGTCACTGCTCTGATCGTCGGTTACCCTTACGTCCATTCGATTCTAGGTAAGCTATAAACTGAATATGATCACTCGGGGACTGGGACTCCTTCGGTACTTCGGCGTTGTGTGAGGCTTGGGAAATGGGTCACTGACAGGCGCGCAGTCAGTTTGACATCGCGAAATGCGGGTACGGTCCGGACGAGAACCGTTGGTAGCGCCATCTACAACATGACGGTGCAAGCGAGCAGCATCATCGGTTCCAACGTAAGATTCCCCAGAACTCCCAAGAGccggagagagagagaaagagagagagagagagagagagagagagagagagagaaagagagagagagagaaagagagaggccGGCATTCACTGACGACCCCTGTCCAGATCTACCAGAAAGATGACGCGCCGCTGTACCGCCGAGGCAACAAGATCATCCTGGCGCTCATTGCCTGGAACGCGGTGCTCGCCTGGCTCATCAAGGCGTACTACATGAAGAGGAACAAGACGCGCGACGACATCTGGAGGGGCATGAGCCAGCAGGAAAAGGACCACTACCTGGCGACCACGAAGGACGAGGGAAGCAGACGGCTGGACTTCCGTTTCGCGCACTAGTCCAAGACGACCGTATGATTATGAGATTGAACGCTGCAccgcgggggggggggtctggGCCGCCGTGTTTGGATGAACTATCGGGCTCTACCGTGATGGGGTAGAGGACAGAGAACGAAAAGCGACGACTGGGTTTATACAAGATAGATCATAGACGGTAAGGCTCATGTATTTGTTTGGCGCTCAACAAGGAATGGCCAACGTTACTTATGCCAGGCCTGCGGTCAAAAACTCGACATTGCCATCCTCGTCTGTCTTGGGTGTCGAATTATGCAACGTGAAAAATATCACCGCATATCAAACCGAAACAACCTCATGCTATCTCCAAGCACTTGTAggtttgctgctgctctaAACTGAAGAGGGTGCTCTATTCCGCAATCTCCTTGCCCGGCCCTGAACCCCCCCGCATAGATAAGTGTCTGCATTGACCGGACTACGTCCAGCagtcatcctcctcgtcagaCTCGCTCTCCTCTTGGGGCAGTTGAAGAGCCTGTTTCAACTCTTTTGTCCATTGGCGGACCGGTTTCCTTCCTTGCCTCAGGTCCATGTAGGAGGTCCTGAGAGGTTCCGGGAGCCGGCTTGCGTCCAagagcccgtcgtcgtcgatatACTGCTCCACGTACCCTATCATGGCGATGGCAAAAGCACCTATGCGCTTCGCCGAATCGCGCGCATAGAGACGCAAGAATGCCTCCAAGAGCACGTGAGCTTTTGGAACCACAACCGGCCCGCTCTCTGGCTTGAAAACGCCGAATCCGcgacctggccgccgagggggaagagaggcCTCGTCGGAGGCGAGCGTGAAGTGTGGAGGAAGCTTGGAGGTGTCTGGACATGGAGGACATGAAAGAGAGCTGTCGAGAACTGGCAAGAACCAAAGCGTCTCCGAGTGAAGGTAGAGACCAACCGTGACATCGGACTCATGGAGATGAAAGTGATGTGCTGGGGGTGGCGTGTGCCGTTCTGGGGAGCTCGTTAGGCATGTTTCCTGGCCGGGACATGGTCTGATGATGTGTAGTCCTTCGAGGGCTTTGGCACCCGCCATCAGTAGATGGTCTGGGAGAACGAAATCAACCGACTTCTGCAGTGTCAGTCTTCAAATCTCGGAGCCtcgcgatgatgatgatacaCTTACTGCGACGATTGAGGGAATGCCATGGACATTGAGCAGAGAGTGGCCCCAGAGAACGCAAGGTATTTGACATGAGTTGAGTGCGCATGCAATGCATGCCACAACCAGTTCTGAATGATCCGACATTTCCTCACCTCCGTCTCTGGTCTTTGTAATGTGTTATTGATGGTAAGGTATGGATATGAAAGGGGTGATGAACAGACGCGTAAGCCGGCGCGGCCAGTGAGATGGAAGATGAATGCAAATAAATGACCCTACCTCCCTCAGGGGCCTTGTCTAGGTACTGCTAGGTACCTAGATAGCTAACTATTAGCCGTCTGACTGGGCCGACGGGCTCTAAATTCAGTCATCCAGTCACTCAGGTTGTGGCTTGTTTTGCTGCTGGTGTGTTCGACATCCGCCGCTTGATGAAAACACTCAACGGGTCTCCTGTTGCCACTCGAACAGTTTCTCGCCGTCAAATCCTGCCGACTGAGAAAAGTAGTAGCCCCTCTGGTTCGTAAACAGCCTCAGAGGCCCAGCACCGCCGTCCCGCTCGACGGTGAAATCGCAGTTGAAGTGGGTGTGGCCAAACGCCCAGGCCTCGACGCTCCCGCTCTTGAAGCACACCTCCCTGGACAGGTCCGTCGCGAATCCCGGCGTGATCAGGCTGGTGGCGTGCCTggggtcgagggcgaggctgTGCGTCGAGGGGCTCCAATGCGAGAAGATGACGATCCTCGCATCGGACCGCTCGAGCTGCGCGACCTGCGCGTTGAGCCAGGCCAGGTCCCGTCTATGCGCTTTGTTGTGCGCGGCGACGTCCCAGTCTCCGGTCTGGAAGAAGTCGTTCAGCCCCATCGAGAcgtcgtcttctctctcGGCGGGGACGTGAGAGAAGAGGCTGCAGCCCAGGATGACGATGCTGGTGTCCGGCACGCGGAAGACCGTCCGGTCCAGCAGGACGAACTGCCCCAGTGACGGATTGCCGTCGACTTCTCGCTCGAACGCgcggaggatgtcgagggtTCGGGGCCAGCTGGACCGATAGGCCTCGTGGTTCCCGGGGACGAAGAGCACGGCGCGGAACTGGCGTAGCTGTTGGGTCAAGAAGGCGAGGCAGTCGTCCTTGTGAGCGGCGACATTGCCGATGTCCCCCAGCAGAGCCAGGATGGGGGCCTTTGGGACGATCTGGAAGATGTCGTAGGCCTTGGGCGACTCCAGATGCAGGTCGGAGAGGATTTGAACCGCCATGCTGGCGTCGAGGACAGGCGGTGACGAGGAAAGTTGGAGATGTTGTAGTACGCTGCCTAAATGCTTAACAAACAAGAGGGAGTTATTGGGTTCGTGTCCCATAGTGTGAATACGCGCTTATTATAACAGAATGCACTGTGTTCTTCTTGTTTGCCTAGGTAGGCTTGGTTAGTTAAatggttgttggttgttggttgcGTAGAGACATCTCCAACCCAACCCAAGACAAGAAACGAACAAGTCGAGGTATTTGGGGAAATTTTCCAAGCCAGCCTCTTGAAAGTTGTTCATACATGGCTTTGATATTAGTCAGAAAGCGTAGGCGGCCGCAGCATGATGGAGCAGCGCTCCAAGAATCTAGAACCTGTTGGTCAACCCAACCCAACTCAAGGGCCATATATCATCTTCCGTGGCGTCAGAGCAGGATGGCCAATGCCAATCATCATGCCCTAACCgtctttcttctcccccccccccgataCAGAACACTGTCCCATCCTCTCCGGGGAGTCCCCTCTCACCGCCCATCCCCCCGGACTCCCACCATGGAAAATCAATTAAAAACGACACGGCTCCGAGGAACACCGGCCCGCCTCCAATGAATCACTCCCGGATCCTGAACCCCATGCCCTCGATCTCTGGGTACATGGCGCGGATGGACTTGTCCAGGCTCCAGTTGGAGCCGTTGGTGGCGTGCTCGATGAAGGCGCGGCTCAGCATCCTGCGGCCCGTGATGGGGCacacgtcgacggcggcgtcgaggctgTAGGGCCAGCCGACGCTGGTGCCGCCCGTGTCCGTCGTGCCGGGGGAGAGCCAGTCGCGGAACTTGTGGATCAAGGCGTCGCGGATGGCGGGGCtggaagggagaggggggttTTGGTCAGagtctctttttttttctggaTTGGATTGGATTGGACTagccagggggggggaggacacgaaggaggaggacaCCGGCGCTTACTGTGGGACGAGGTCGATGGTCATGCGATGCGGCACGAACCGCTGCAGCTGGGTTGGGCGGATCATGGCGGGCATGAGGGCGTAGTTCGTGGCCGTGGGCAGGATGTTCCACTGTTTTGGCCCGTCAGTCAGTCatccatcatcgtcctcacGTTCCTCATGTCCATCTATCAGAAAGAAaagcctcccccccccctcccctctcatCTTACCCGCATGTACGTCGTGTAGAGGGCGACGCTCGCCAGCTTCACAAAGATGTCGTAGCCCTCAATGTTCTTCAGCAGCTCGCAGGACCACGAGTGGACGTCGTAGGCGTCGTGGGGCTCGCGCTCGCGGAAGAAGAGCTCCAGGTCGATGCGGTCCGAGGGCCCCAGGACCTGGGACGCCGGCACGCCGTTCGAGAGCATCTccatggcggcgtcgcggtAGCTGTAGAACAGGCTGGACAGCGGGCTCCCGTCGGAGGCGATGAAGGAGGGCAGGCGGTACTCCTCGGTCTGCAGGGCGAGTAGCTGCCGGGCCTGGACCGCCGCGGGATAGTAGTTGGCCCGCACGGCGGAGGAGAGCGGGAGGTTGCCgaaggcctcgacggcgccgggggGCAGGGACTCTGCCGAGGAGGACTTGGACCGGCGTTGGGCCTCGCGGTCGGCTGCGAGGATGGCGTGGAGGAGTTGCGggttcttctgctcctcgtctgcttcttccttttccGAGCGTGGCTCTTGTCCGTCCAAGCGATGAGTGTGAGACTTTGCCGGGTTTCAGGTCAGCACACACGGATTGGAACCCAAGAGCTTTTCGCTTTGGCGGAGTGGGATACAGACCTGCGAGTCTGTCGAGTTCGCGTTGATGTCGATGCGTTGGACGCGGTGGAGGAGGTAGTGCATCTTGTCAATGTGCCACGGGACGATCCCGGGCGGGAGCGGAggctcgtcgtcttcctccactttgacgaggccatcgatgCTCGTTGCTCTTGTTGGTTTTagtgttgttgttgatgtcatcgtcgtcgtcgtcgtcgttgtcgttgtcgttgggCTGCGCCTGAATGGCTCGGTCTCGGAAGTGGTGTGAATGTGAGAGCTGCCTGGCTTCCCCTTCCGTGATAccccctcgccgtccttgagGCGTTGGAGAATGGCCTCGGGtggctcgtcgtcggcgaggcgggccATGATGTCCGCCttcgcgtcgtcgtccgccgACTTGAGCCGCTCCAGCAACGACTTCAGCGCGTTCACCTCGCCTCGGAGCTGGCGGTTGGCCTTGCGGATCCCCTGCATCCGCGTCTCGCCGAGGTCTGCCTCGTAGACGCAGTCATGCTTCGTGGACAGACACCGGCCACAGGACGGCCGTTGGGTATCACACTACATGGAGGCTACGTTCAGCTTATTTGTTCCATCCACCGATGGGTCATCGTTCGTTGTGTGAAAAGGAGCAAAGAGACGCATGCCAGCTACGCTGGGTAGTACCTTTTGCCGCAGCTTCCGGCATTGCCCGCATGCCACCCGTCCCTTGGAGCTCTTGAGCGCATTATCCTCGGACGTTGACTTGTCGTCAGTCGCCGATCCTCGAGGGCGGATGTTACGCAGACTGGTCGACATGCTGCGTCGTGTGTCTCGTCACGTCTCTCGTCGAGTATCTCGCAAGGGTGATGGGTGGGGGCCAAAAGTCAGCTAGGCGGGACGGCATCCATAGGGCGTGCATAAGTAGGAGCCAATGTACTATATCTTATCCAGCCTGGCGCGTCACTGAGAGCTCGAATGCAGCAGATGAGGGCGGGCGGTTCTGCAGCGTCGGGCcgtgagtgagtgagtgagtgggctACTGAGTGAGTGGAGagtaagtgagtgagtgagtgggtgagtgagtgagtagGCGAGTAAGTGATtcagtgagtgagtgagatCCTTTATTATTAGCAATGACAAACTTTCCAAACGCGGGGTTAGCGTCGTCGGGGTTCCATCCCgctcttcccctccctcttcttcttggtccAATTGGGTTTTGAGGGTATGATGCTGCTCTAGTATAGTTTGTGAAATTTTGTCCAATTCCTGGCGGGGCGCCGGATACTAGC
This genomic interval from Colletotrichum higginsianum IMI 349063 chromosome 9, whole genome shotgun sequence contains the following:
- a CDS encoding Benzoate 4-monooxygenase cytochrome p450, producing the protein MALETLSVFSRAPYATAFFFVGLFYFIIYPLFVYFKDAKGLRKFQNFSTFSGAYNVPFMILARTGARSTHLVQLHREKGPVLRTGPNTLSFSDVRAIKDIYGHGTPCIKDESYVLTAGSHYHLADVVEKHDHARKRKVLSSAYALKNLEGWEHKVADKVERLFRQLDKLCTDPLPKGQMFPRPEDLTVDYRKWGNFFTLDAIADIGLSERLGLLDRGHDRVLARRKDGTTWEAPLRDSLYPTARKQSLLVWSYDNYKLLDKLSNLVPRFRQMTEASKGWDGIVLQLAHQRLARYNAGEKLDDFFQALMENKNGEPNNLEWGEIVAEVNIMMNAGSVTTAIAVTNVLYQLLKNPACLRRLRDEVDAVLDPDEAVAPYDKVKHLPYLRACLDESLRLFPPTPHGLPRKTPPEGMHIMGEWVPGDTTVSMSGIVVHRDESVFPEADKYVPDRWLGDKGKELQPYFLAFSAGARGCIGRNISYLEQAVLLASVVHRYEFALPRDFEMAREETMNWLLGEMPVKAWRRRLEGGEENTVV
- a CDS encoding Phthalate transporter, which codes for MPGTPRTPSVSSAAEQKGAPVFPEVVSVPQVSDSKRHAVDQVWAAGASAQMYEPIPEYEGRHRYDPTATWSEHEEKKLVRRLDYRICSWVCLMFFALQLDRGNINQANTDNMLEDLGLTTNQYNYGMTIFYAQTRGFLQMVSWSIIAACQCLMTEKNGFYATRALLGLIEGGFIPDAILYLSYFYTSKELPIRMSYFYCSSNATQIIAAFLAFGILHLRGVGGWEGWRWLFALEGGLTALIGVVSWFYLPPSPTQTASRFRGKDGWFSEREEIIMVNRILRDDPSKGGMHNRQGLTLRLLWSALSDWDLWPIYLYGFTLLIPVRPIDQYLTINLKALGFDTFQANLLTIPGYVLFLIQLVFWSRVSERWNNRMLIVFLYSVWVFPLVLALELMPAGSSPWKWYAVTALIVGYPYVHSILVSLTSRNAGTVRTRTVGSAIYNMTVQASSIIGSNIYQKDDAPLYRRGNKIILALIAWNAVLAWLIKAYYMKRNKTRDDIWRGMSQQEKDHYLATTKDEGSRRLDFRFAH
- a CDS encoding Calcineurin-like phosphoesterase yields the protein MAVQILSDLHLESPKAYDIFQIVPKAPILALLGDIGNVAAHKDDCLAFLTQQLRQFRAVLFVPGNHEAYRSSWPRTLDILRAFEREVDGNPSLGQFVLLDRTVFRVPDTSIVILGCSLFSHVPAEREDDVSMGLNDFFQTGDWDVAAHNKAHRRDLAWLNAQVAQLERSDARIVIFSHWSPSTHSLALDPRHATSLITPGFATDLSREVCFKSGSVEAWAFGHTHFNCDFTVERDGGAGPLRLFTNQRGYYFSQSAGFDGEKLFEWQQETR
- a CDS encoding BZIP transcription factor; protein product: MSTSLRNIRPRGSATDDKSTSEDNALKSSKGRVACGQCRKLRQKVLPSVAGMRLFAPFHTTNDDPSVDGTNKLNCDTQRPSCGRCLSTKHDCVYEADLGETRMQGIRKANRQLRGEVNALKSLLERLKSADDDAKADIMARLADDEPPEAILQRLKDGEGVSRKGKPGSSHIHTTSETEPFRRSPTTTTTTTTTTMTSTTTLKPTRATSIDGLVKVEEDDEPPLPPGIVPWHIDKMHYLLHRVQRIDINANSTDSQSHTHRLDGQEPRSEKEEADEEQKNPQLLHAILAADREAQRRSKSSSAESLPPGAVEAFGNLPLSSAVRANYYPAAVQARQLLALQTEEYRLPSFIASDGSPLSSLFYSYRDAAMEMLSNGVPASQVLGPSDRIDLELFFREREPHDAYDVHSWSCELLKNIEGYDIFVKLASVALYTTYMRWNILPTATNYALMPAMIRPTQLQRFVPHRMTIDLVPHPAIRDALIHKFRDWLSPGTTDTGGTSVGWPYSLDAAVDVCPITGRRMLSRAFIEHATNGSNWSLDKSIRAMYPEIEGMGFRIRE